The proteins below come from a single Chitinophaga pinensis DSM 2588 genomic window:
- the nudK gene encoding GDP-mannose pyrophosphatase NudK yields the protein MIKHVEILDTKILSDNWYILKKVTYEYTMADGRKEVQSREAYDRGNGATILLYNKERKTVILTRQFRLPTYINGNPDGMLIEACAGLLDKDNAEDCIRRETEEETGYRIENVQKVFEAYMSPGSVTEILYFFVAEYKPHMKIGDGGGLEHEQENIEVLELPFEKVLEMVRSGEIKDAKTIMLIQYLQIHQLLS from the coding sequence ATGATTAAACACGTTGAGATCCTGGATACCAAGATCCTCTCTGATAACTGGTATATACTGAAGAAAGTTACCTACGAATACACAATGGCCGACGGACGCAAAGAAGTGCAATCCCGTGAAGCCTATGACAGAGGAAACGGCGCCACCATACTGCTGTATAATAAAGAACGTAAAACCGTTATTCTCACCCGTCAGTTCAGACTTCCGACTTATATCAATGGTAATCCGGACGGGATGCTGATAGAAGCCTGTGCCGGTCTGCTGGACAAAGACAATGCGGAAGACTGCATCCGCAGAGAAACAGAAGAAGAAACAGGCTACAGGATTGAAAACGTGCAGAAGGTATTTGAAGCATATATGTCGCCCGGTTCAGTAACGGAGATCCTTTATTTCTTCGTGGCGGAATATAAACCACATATGAAAATCGGTGATGGCGGCGGACTGGAGCACGAGCAGGAAAATATCGAAGTATTGGAACTACCATTCGAAAAAGTCCTGGAAATGGTACGCAGCGGTGAAATTAAGGATGCGAAGACCATCATGCTTATTCAATATCTGCAGATCCACCAGTTGTTGTCCTGA